A window of the Archocentrus centrarchus isolate MPI-CPG fArcCen1 chromosome 9, fArcCen1, whole genome shotgun sequence genome harbors these coding sequences:
- the LOC115786296 gene encoding prostate stem cell antigen-like — MMQLYGALILCVTLSAACGLRCYTCTATDPKSCTNIESCSSLFNRCFSVSAKLNGVTMVTKGCLNSLACISPITCCEGDLCNSAIPTGPSAILLLVSSAILKLLF; from the exons ATGATGCAGCTTTATGGAGCTCTGATCCTGTGTGTGACTCTGTCTGCAg CATGTGGATTAAGGTGCTACACATGCACAGCCACTGATCCGAAATCCTGCACAAACATCGAATCTTGTTCCAGCTTATTCAACCGTTGTTTCTCTGTCAGTGCCAAATTAAACG GTGTGACAATGGTTACCAAGGGCTGCCTAAACAGTTTAGCCTGTATCAGTCCTATAACTTGCTGTGAAGGGGACCTGTGTAACAGCGCTATTCCAACTGGTCCCAGTGCCATCCTGCTGCTGGTGTCCTCAGCCATCCTCAAACTTCTTTTCTGA
- the LOC115786325 gene encoding lymphocyte antigen 6G-like, producing MMQLYGALILCVTLSAACALKCYTCTAADPKSCTDTTTCPVIFNRCFSLKVDGFDLVTKGCQTSVLCVGAVSCCEGDLCNGTIPTGPSAILLLVSSAILKLLF from the exons ATGATGCAGCTTTATGGAGCTCTGATCCTGTGTGTGACTCTGTCTGCAg CGTGCGCTTTAAAGTGCTACACATGCACAGCTGCTGATCCTAAATCCTGCACAGACACCACAACTTGTCCCGTCATCTTTAACCGATGCTTTTCTCTCAAAGTAGACG GTTTTGACTTGGTTACAAAGGGCTGTCAAACCAGTGTATTGTGTGTCGGTGCTGTGTCTTGCTGTGAAGGGGACCTGTGTAATGGCACTATTCCAACTGGTCCCAGTGCCATCCTGCTGCTGGTGTCCTCAGCCATCCTCAAACTTCTTTTCTGA